The following proteins come from a genomic window of Pangasianodon hypophthalmus isolate fPanHyp1 chromosome 24, fPanHyp1.pri, whole genome shotgun sequence:
- the LOC113524971 gene encoding corrinoid adenosyltransferase MMAB — translation MASLALCRAAHRHCVLQLITCLKSQQLLCGNLRSFGTKSERDQPSPKIYTKTGDKGFSSTFTGERRPKEDRVFEALGTTDELSSAIGLAREFCLEKGHTFTHQLDKIQCVLQDVGSNMATPRSSARESHIKKTQFSSEPVAELESWIDSYTDELPPLTHFILPSGGKSSAALHVARAVCRRAERCVAPIVRSGEADPDIGKYLNRLSDYLFTLARYTAMKEGNMERIYRRPE, via the exons ATGGCGTCATTAGCTTTGTGTCGAGCTGCACATCGTCACTGTGTGCTTCAGTTAATAACATGTTTAAAGTCACAGCAGCTTCTGTGTGGAAACCTCAGAAG TTTTGGCACAAAGTCGGAGCGAGATCAGCCGAGTCCCAAGATTTACACCAAAACAGGAGATAAAG GGTTTTCCAGCACGTTCACAGGAGAGAGGCGGCCGAAAGAGGATCGTGTTTTTGAAGCTTTGGGTACGACGGACGAACTCTCATCTGCCATCGg GCTGGCTAGAGAGTTCTGTCTCGAGAAAGGACACACCTTCACCCATCAGCTagacaag ATCCAGTGTGTGCTGCAGGACGTGGGCTCCAACATGGCCACTCCTCGCTCATCAGCCCGAGAGAGCCACATAA AGAAGACACAGTTCAGCAGTGAGCCAGTGGCAGAGCTGGAGAGCTGGATTGATTCCTACACAGACGAGCTTCCTCCTCTTACACACTTCATACTGCCT TCTGGGGGAAAAAGCAGCGCCGCCCTGCATGTGGCCAGAGCTGTGTGTCGCCGGGCCGAGCGCTG cGTGGCTCCTATAGTGCGTTCAGGTGAGGCCGATCCTGACATCGGAAAATATCTCAACAG GTTGAGTGATTACCTGTTCACACTGGCCAGATACACAGCTATGAAAGAAGGAAACATGGAGAGGATCTACAGGAGACCTGAATGA
- the mvk gene encoding mevalonate kinase isoform X1, with translation MAPVQECLISAPGKCILHGEHAVVHGKVALAVSLNLRTYLRLQVTSTAEVSISLPNIDTFLSWDVSVLKPLLSHCKGECRSSTELDTELVRKLREFTAIADGSTDTRSMAVLAFLYTYLCVFAHSDVCVFNPRVLPSLKVCVWSELPTGAGLGSSAAYSVCVSAALLAARGTISSPLTQSQETARWSEQELELINNWAFQGEKIIHGNPSGVDNAVGTWGGFLRYHAGKITPLSRVPTLRILLTNTKVPRSTKLLVSRVKDRINQYPSVMAPVLESVDAVSQICERTLAEMATEGASAKHYSTLEDLIDINQHHLNVMGVGHTSLNTLCQVTLTHGLHSKLTGAGGGGCAITLLTPETDESVVRDVVEELKQVGFDCWETSIGAPGVLMHSPTSLTHNVLDILTKY, from the exons ATGGCGCCTGTTCAGGAGTGTTTAATTTCAGCTCCTGGGAAATGCATCCTGCACGGAGAGCATGCTGTAGTGCACGGGAAG GTTGCGTTGGCTGTGAGCTTGAACCTGCGCACGTATCTGCGGCTGCAGGTCACGTCTACAGCTGAAGTGTCCATCAGTCTGCCCAACATCGACACGTTCCTGAGCTGGGACGTCAGTGTGCTGAAACCGCTTCTGTCTCACTGTAAAG gtgagtgtagGAGCTCTACAGAGCTGGACACGGAGCTCGTGAGGAAGCTGAGGGAATTTACAGCCATCGCTGATGGATCCACAGACACCAGGAGCATGGCAGTGCTGGCCTTCCTCTACACCTACCTGTGTGTGTTCGCCCACTCCGA tgtgtgtgtgtttaaccccAGAGTCCTGCCCagtctgaaggtgtgtgtgtggtctgagcTGCCTACAGGAGCAGGTTTGGGCTCCAGCGCtgcgtacagtgtgtgtgtctctgctgctCTGCTCGCCGCCAGAGGAACCATCAGCTCTCCTCTCACACAGAGCCAGGAGACAGccag gtggagTGAACAGGAACTGGAGCTGATCAATAACTGGGCGTTTCAGGGTGAAAAGATCATACATGGCAACCCGTCAGGAGTAGACAACGCTGTGGGAACGTGGG GGGGCTTTCTGCGGTACCATGCTGGGAAAATTACGCCACTGAGCAG aGTGCCCACACTGAGGATACTTCTCACCAACACTAAAGTACCACGCAGTACCAAACTCCTTGTTTCCCGAGTGAAGGACAGAATTAACCAG TACCCGTCTGTGATGGCACCCGTGCTGGAGTCAGTGGATGCTGTGTCACAAATCTGTGAGCGCACACTTGCTGAGATGGCTACAGAGGGAGCTTCAGCCAAACACTACAGCACGCTGGAG GATTTAATAGACATCAACCAGCACCACCTGAACGTGATGGGCGTCGGTCACACGTCTCTGAACACGCTGTGCCAGGTCACACTCACCCACGGCCTTCACAGCAAACTGACTGGAGCGGGGGGAGGAGGCTGCGCCATCACACTGCTCACGCCAG AGACAGACGAGTCCGTGGTGCGAGACGTGGTGGAGGAGCTGAAGCAGGTCGGATTTGACTGCTGGGAGACGAGTATCGGAGCGCCGGGTGTCCTGATGCACTCGCCCACCTCACTGACACACAACGTCCTCGACATCCTCACCAAATACTGA
- the mvk gene encoding mevalonate kinase isoform X2 produces MAPVQECLISAPGKCILHGEHAVVHGKVALAVSLNLRTYLRLQVTSTAEVSISLPNIDTFLSWDVSVLKPLLSHCKGECRSSTELDTELVRKLREFTAIADGSTDTRSMAVLAFLYTYLCVFAHSEVLPSLKVCVWSELPTGAGLGSSAAYSVCVSAALLAARGTISSPLTQSQETARWSEQELELINNWAFQGEKIIHGNPSGVDNAVGTWGGFLRYHAGKITPLSRVPTLRILLTNTKVPRSTKLLVSRVKDRINQYPSVMAPVLESVDAVSQICERTLAEMATEGASAKHYSTLEDLIDINQHHLNVMGVGHTSLNTLCQVTLTHGLHSKLTGAGGGGCAITLLTPETDESVVRDVVEELKQVGFDCWETSIGAPGVLMHSPTSLTHNVLDILTKY; encoded by the exons ATGGCGCCTGTTCAGGAGTGTTTAATTTCAGCTCCTGGGAAATGCATCCTGCACGGAGAGCATGCTGTAGTGCACGGGAAG GTTGCGTTGGCTGTGAGCTTGAACCTGCGCACGTATCTGCGGCTGCAGGTCACGTCTACAGCTGAAGTGTCCATCAGTCTGCCCAACATCGACACGTTCCTGAGCTGGGACGTCAGTGTGCTGAAACCGCTTCTGTCTCACTGTAAAG gtgagtgtagGAGCTCTACAGAGCTGGACACGGAGCTCGTGAGGAAGCTGAGGGAATTTACAGCCATCGCTGATGGATCCACAGACACCAGGAGCATGGCAGTGCTGGCCTTCCTCTACACCTACCTGTGTGTGTTCGCCCACTCCGA AGTCCTGCCCagtctgaaggtgtgtgtgtggtctgagcTGCCTACAGGAGCAGGTTTGGGCTCCAGCGCtgcgtacagtgtgtgtgtctctgctgctCTGCTCGCCGCCAGAGGAACCATCAGCTCTCCTCTCACACAGAGCCAGGAGACAGccag gtggagTGAACAGGAACTGGAGCTGATCAATAACTGGGCGTTTCAGGGTGAAAAGATCATACATGGCAACCCGTCAGGAGTAGACAACGCTGTGGGAACGTGGG GGGGCTTTCTGCGGTACCATGCTGGGAAAATTACGCCACTGAGCAG aGTGCCCACACTGAGGATACTTCTCACCAACACTAAAGTACCACGCAGTACCAAACTCCTTGTTTCCCGAGTGAAGGACAGAATTAACCAG TACCCGTCTGTGATGGCACCCGTGCTGGAGTCAGTGGATGCTGTGTCACAAATCTGTGAGCGCACACTTGCTGAGATGGCTACAGAGGGAGCTTCAGCCAAACACTACAGCACGCTGGAG GATTTAATAGACATCAACCAGCACCACCTGAACGTGATGGGCGTCGGTCACACGTCTCTGAACACGCTGTGCCAGGTCACACTCACCCACGGCCTTCACAGCAAACTGACTGGAGCGGGGGGAGGAGGCTGCGCCATCACACTGCTCACGCCAG AGACAGACGAGTCCGTGGTGCGAGACGTGGTGGAGGAGCTGAAGCAGGTCGGATTTGACTGCTGGGAGACGAGTATCGGAGCGCCGGGTGTCCTGATGCACTCGCCCACCTCACTGACACACAACGTCCTCGACATCCTCACCAAATACTGA